The Leifsonia sp. 1010 genomic sequence GAGGCCGGCGACACCGTCCCGGCCGAGTCGCGCGAGCGCTACCTCGACATGCAGCGGCGGTTCACCCCCTACGAGGACGGCCAGGCGTCGCGCCGGGTCGTCGACATCGTGTTCCGCGGTGTGCGCGACGGGTACCGCCTGCGCACCGACCTCGCGGACGACGGGCGGCAGAAGATCCTGCTGTACCTCGGCGGGATGCGGCCGAACGGCATCACGACGTCCGCGCTGAACCTGCTCAACAACCTCGACCACGACCGCTACGACGTCTCCGCGTTCTTCGCCCAGAGCCGGTCGCCGGTCGTCATCGGGAAGCAGCGGCAGATCCATCCATCGGTGCGGCAGTTCCCGCGCGTCGGCGGGATGAACGGCACCAAGCTGCTGCATGTCGCCCGGCACCTCGACTTCCGGCGCGGGCGTATCGCCCAGCACGCCGACATCCCGGCCCAGAACCGGCTGTGGGATGACGAGTGGTACCGCTGCTTCGGCGAGAGCCGGTTCGACTACGTCGTCGACTTCTCCGGGTACGGGCCGTTCTGGGCGACGCTCCTGCTGCACTCCCCCGACGCCCAGCGCGCGATCTGGCTGCACAACGACCTGGCGTCGGACGCGCACCGCGAGGTCAACGGCGAGAAGCGGATGCTGCACAGCCTCACGCAGATCTTCACCCTGTACGGCCAGTACGACCACCTCGTGTCCGTGTCGCCGACGCTGTCCGAGATCAACCGCACGTCGCTCGCCGAGTACGCGGCGCCTGAGAAGTTCGTGTCGGCGCTGAACACGGTCGACGCAGAGCACATCCTCGAGAACGCCGGCGCCGACCTGCACGAGCTGACCTTCGACGAGGAGACCGGGAGCATCCCGGACTGGGCCGAGCTGTTGCTCGCCGACGACGACGTCACCACGTTCGTCAACGTCGGCCGTCTGTCGCCCGAGAAGAACCAGGCGAGGCTGATCCGCGCGTTCTCCGCGGTGCATGCGGACAACCCGCGGACACGGCTCGTCATCGTCGGGTCCGGCCCGCTGGCCGGCGAGCTCGAAGGTCTTGTCGCCGAGCTGGGTCTCGAGGGCTCGGTGTTCCTGACCGGGATGCAGCGCAACCCGCACGCGATCATGGCGAAGGCCGACTGCTTCGTGCTGTCCAGCGACTACGAGGGTCAGCCGATGGTGCTGTTGGAGGCGCTGGTGCTGCAGCTGCCGATCGTGACGGTCGAGTTCGCCTCGGCGAAGAACGCCCTCCCCGCGGGCAGCGGCATGATCGTGCCGCAGACGGTCGACGGTGTGGCGGACGGGATGCGCGCCTTCCTCCGCGGAGACGTGCCCGACAGCCACTTCGACTACCACGCGTACAACCGCAAGGCCGTCGGCGAGTTCTACCGGGCGATCGGCGCGCCGGGCGCCTGACCGCCCGGCGGCGGTTCAGTAGTACGCCGAGACCGGCGTGTACCAGCCGTATCCGTCCGTCCCGCGGGCGAACAGCTGAGCGGTGTAGCCGTACGCGACCAGGGCCGGCGAGTCGGTGAACGTCCCTCCGGTCGGACCGGGGATGGCCTTCCACCCGGACCAGTCGGCGTTCCACCTGTTGAGGTACGCCTTGCCGTCCGCGCCCTTCACCGCTACCAGGTGGACGTTCGCCGCCGGGTCGTATGCTGCCGCCGGACTGCCGGTCAGCCCGCCCGTGAGGGCGACGCCCTCGACCACCGTCCACTGCGAGCCGTTGGTGCGACTGTAGGTCTGGTAGAGCTTGTCGTCGGCGCCGCGGGCGAACACATCCACCGACGAGCCGAACACCGTGATCGCCGGTTCGCCGACGAGGGGCACGCCGAACAGGATCTTCTGCGACCCCACCCACTGGCCGGCGAGGGTGCGCACCGAGTGCCAGGTGGTTCCGTCGGTGCTGCGGACGACGACATGGGAGTCGCCCCACACGGCATCGAAGGCGACTGCGGGAGGTTCGAGGGCGGTCGGCAGTCCGGGGTCGGTCCAGGGGCCCCAGGTCTTTCCGCTGTCCGTGCTGGTGATCGAGTACACACGCGTGTTGCTGGTCAGCGCCCACAGCTCGATCCGGCCGCGCGATGCGGTCAGTGCCGGTCGGCCGACGATCGTCGTTCCGGCCGGCGGCGAGATGGTGTTCCAGCCGGTCCAGGTCGTCGCCCGGACCTTCCAGGCGATCGCCCCGCTCGTCGTACGCGCGGCCGCCACATAGCGGCTCTGCCCGGGGTCGAACGTGACGGCGGGAGCGCTCGCGATCGTTCCGCCGAGGCCGGGGTTCCAGGCGATCTCGGGGAGGTGGTGGTTGCCGCTCAGGGCGAACTTCTCCCACGGGCCGATCGCCGCCCGGTTCGCGAGGAGCACGCCGTCGCCCCCGGACTCGGCGACGACATACTTGCCCGTCGCCTTCGAGAGCAGCGCCACCCATCCCTCCGTCGACTCGGTGAGCGTGAACTTCTCCCGATCGCCGATGGAGCCGGCGGTCGCCCGCAGTTCCGTCGAGGTGGCGTCGACGGTCACGAAGCGGCCGGCGCTCCGCGAGCGGAACGACACCGACCCGAGGTCGTCGTTGTTGAAGACGAGGTCGAACAGCTCGTCGGCTCCCACTGTGGTCGCCTTCGGCCACAGCACGTTCGACTCGTAGCTGACCACCGTGACCTGCCGGGAGTTCGCGCGTGCCGACAGCGACACCTCCGCGGTCGGTGCGGGGACGGCGGGCACGGCGCCCGGCGGGTTCTCGGGCAGGATGCGCCACTGCTGATTGGTGCGGTCGCCCGACGTCTTGCACGCCCAGCTGACGATGGCGGTCCCCTCGTCGGTCTTGCCCTCCGTCACGTCGAGGCACTGGCCGCTCCAGCGGACGTTGGTGAACGTCGTCGATCCGTTGGTGTTGGTGGACGGCTTCCATCGCTGCGCCAGGTCGTCCTTGCTGCAGGTGCGCACGATGGTGGGCGCCGACTCGGCGGATGCGGTCAGGCACTGGAGCTCCTCGGTCCCGGACGTCGACCGCCAGGAGGTCAGCATCCCGGAGGCCGGATCCGTCGGGGAGGCCGCCCAGGCCCAGTTCTGGTTCTCGCCGTTGACGTCGTTGCCGATCACCCCGTTGCCGGCGGTCGCCGTCAGCACCTTGCCGGTGCCGAGCAGTGTGCGCACGCTGACCCGCGGCTCGCGGCCCAGCGCCCCGACGTCGTTGAAGACCTCGTTCTCGGTGGTCGTGCAGGACCAGAGGATCAAGCGGCTGCCGTTTCCGGTCGCTCCGCCGGCCACGTTGATGCACTTGTTCGAGACAGGGTTGTAGATCGTCCCGTCGCCGCGGTGATGCCAGACCTGGAGGGCGTCGCCCTGGCGGCAGCGCGCCGTCACGATCGTGCTGTTGTCGGAGACTCCGGAGGCTGCGACGCAGAGGGTCAGGTCCGGGCCGTCCACGTCTCCTGGGCCGGTGAGGTCGAACACCGTCATCGACCGGCCCTCGTCGTGGAACCGCACCTTCTGGTTGCTTCCGTTGTTGCAGTCCCAGATCCCCAGTTGCCGGCCGGGCTTCGTGTCGCTGTCGGGCACGTCGATGCAGCGACCGGACTGCTGCCCCACCAGCGGGTACGCCTGCGAACCGGGAACCGCCGGCGACGCGGCCGTCTCGGGGTGGGAGATGATCATGCGGGCGTTCTGCGAGTCGCAGCCGCCCAGGACCGCGTGGATGCCGAGCACACCGAGGCGGGCGAGCAGGCACTGCCCGTCCTTCTGGTTGCGGAGGGTCGTCGTGCCGTCCGCCTGCTCCTGCACCGACCAGAACAGCCCGGCGCGATCGCTCCTCTCGTAGCACTGCTGCTCCGTCGCGACCTCATGACCGTTGTCGGTCGACCATGACGCGAGGCACAGGGCCGACAGCGTGTTCACGATCACTCCCGCCCGTTCGCCGGCCGGCCCGACGCCGGCTCGCTCCTGCGGGACGAACGTCCAGCGTGCCGACGTGTCGGTCGCCCGTCGGTTCATGAACAGCGCACCGCCGGGTTCTCCCCCGCCGTGCAGGGCGAGGCCCGCGTCGATGACGATCGGAGCGTCCGCCGGAAAACCGGGTGTGGCGTTCGGCGCGAGGGAGGCGAGGACGCCCGCGATGTCGTCCGGGTACGGTCCGATGTCCTGACCCGGGCAGCCGATGTGGCTCATCACCGACCGGCAGCGGTCGTTCACGACCGGGTGGTTGAGGCTCAGCAGGTGGCCGAACTCGTGGATCATCACCGCGGCCTTCTCGAGCTGGGTGAGTCCGTCCATCTGTGCCCGGTACGCGTCGATCCGCCCGGTGTCGTAGGTGCCGGTCCCCGCGGTGCCGCACGCCGAAGCGCCCGCGGACGCGTAGGCGTCGCGGCGACCGGTCGCCGGGTAGACCGTGACGTAGGACGTGTTGGCGTGGAAGGTCGCCGGCGGCTCGGCGGACACCTCGAGGGTGATGAGCCCCGGCAGCGCCTCCTCCCAGGCGGCGGCCGCCGCGCGGACGGCCGTCCGGTAGTTCGCGGGGAGTGCCGGGTCGTACGTCACGTGCATCGCCGGACGCACAGGCTGGGTCGGCGAGCAGCGGGAGTTGCTCACCGCATCCACCCACGCGAGGGCGGGGCGATCGGCGGCCAACACACCCGACGTGACGAGCAGGACGACGGCGACGGCCGCAGCGGCCCAGCGCCCGAGAGAATAACGCAACACGCCCTTTACGACGCGCCGCTCATTCCCTCCATGACGCCCTCTCGCATCTATACCTCTCCCGCGCCCCACCCCCCGCCGTCGAGTCCACGATTTCTGCACGCCGCGGCGGCGCGTCGCGGTAAGGAATCGCGTACTCGACGGTGGGGGCGGACGGGATGGGGTCAGGCTCGGGCGGTGAGGGCGGCGAGATCGAGGCCGGAGGGGAGCTCTCCGTAGAGGGCTCCGCGTTCGGGGCCGAGCCGGGCGGCGACGAAGGCGTCCGCGACGGCGGCGGGTGCTGTGCGGATGAGCAGTGACGCCTGCAACGCGACAGCCAGCGCCGCGACGAGCGGGCGCACCGCCGCCTCGGCCGACGCGGGGTCGTCGGAGGCGGACGCCGCGGCGGTCGCCAGGCGCGCCCGCAGGCGGTCATGGTGTCCGTCGAAGGTGCGGTACACGCCGCGCGCGGCGGCGAGCTCGGCGTCGAACGCCTCGGCCGCCGCGGGCTCCCGACGCAGCGCGCGCAGTACATCCAGGGCGATCACGTTGCCGGAGCCCTCCCAGATCGCCATCACCGGCTGCTCCCGATACCGCCGGGCCAGCGGGAACGCCTCGGTGTAGCCGTTCCCGCCGAGGCACTCCAGCGCCTCGTACGCGTGCCCCGGACCGCGTTTGCACACCCAGTACTTCGTGACGGCGGTCGCGAGCCGGCGGAGCGCCACATCCCCCTCCGGCGCATCCGCATCGTGAGCGCGCGCCAAGCGGAGGGACACGGCGGTCGCGGCTTCCGATTCCAGTGCGAGGTCGGCCAGCACCGCCGTCATCGCCGGCTGATCGATCAGCCGGCGCCCGAACGCCGCGCGGTGCCGCACGTGCCAGGCCGCCTCGGCGACCGACTGCCGCATCCCCGCCGCGCTGCCGTAGACGCAGTCGAGACGGGTACGGTTCACCATCTCGAGGATGGTGCGCACGCCCCGGCCCTCCTCCCCCAGCAGGTACCCGACCGTCTCGTCGAACTCGACTTCGGACGACGCGTTGGAGCGGTTGCCGAGCTTGTCCTTCAGCCGTTGGATGAGGAACACGTTGCGCGCGCCGTCCTCCAGCACGCGCGGCACGAGGAAGCAGGAGAGCCCGTTCGCGGTCTGCGCGAGCACGAGGAACGCGTCCGACATGGGCGCGGAGCAGAACCACTTGTGGCCGGTGAGCAGCCACCGTCCGTCCCCGTCGGCGAGCGCGCGGGTCGTGTTGGCCCGCACATCCGATCCGCCCTGCTTCTCGGTCATGGCCATCCCGAACAGCGCGGAGGTCTTGCCCGGGAGCAACCGGCCGTCGTAGTCGCGGCTGAGCAGCCGCGGCATCCACTCGGCGGAGAGGCTGTCGGAGGCGGCGAGCGCGGGGACGACGGCGTGCGTCATCGAGACCGGGCAGGCGTGACCGGGTTCGATCTGCGCGAACTGCAGGAAGGCGGCGGCGCGGGCGACGTTCGCCCCGGGCCGCGGGTCGGCCCAAGCGGAGGTGTGGGCGCCGGCCGCCACCGCCGCGGCGATGACCCGGTGGTATCCGTCGTCGTACTCGACCTCGTCGATCCGGTTCCCCCACCGGTCGAAGGCGTGCAGCTCCGGCTCGTGCCGGTTGGCGAGCTCCGCATCGCGCTGGAACGCCGCCGAGCCGACCAGTCGGCCGATGTCGCCGAGCGAGGGGATGGCCCACGCGGCGTCGTAGCGCTCCACGCCCTCCCGGAGCGGCAGGTTCGCCGCGAACTCGTCCACGTCGACGCGCGGCGGCGCCTGGTTCACGACGGTGTGGGTGACCATGGCGGGAGTCTAGCTCCGCCCGCCGGGTAGGCTGGAGACCCTCATGGCTCACCTTCTCGGCGCGGAATCCCTTCACCTGGAGTACCCGACGCGCACCGTCTTCGACTCCGTCACGCTGGGGCTCTCCGAGGGCGACCGCGTCGGCGTCGTCGGCCGCAACGGCGACGGCAAGTCCACGCTGCTGCAGCTGCTCGCCGGGCGCATCGAGCCGGACTCGGGCCGGGTGACCCGCCGCCGCGGGGTGACGGTCGGGATGCTCGACCAGCGCGACGAACTTCCGTCGCAGCTGACGGTCGGGCATGCCATCGTCGGCGACCGGGAGGAGCACCTCTGGGCGGGCGATCCGCGCGTCCGCGACGTGCTGGCCGGGCTCGTCTCCGACATCCGTTGGGAGGCGACGATCGGGGAGCTCTCCGGCGGCCAGCGCCGCCGCGTCGCCCTGGCCGCGCTGCTGGTACACGACCACGACATCCTCTTCCTCGACGAGCCCACGAACCATCTCGATCTGGAGGGCGTGGCCTGGCTCGCCCAGCATCTGAAGGGCCGCTGGTCGGCGGCGTCCGGCGCGCTCGTCGTCGTGACGCACGACCGCTGGTTCCTCGACGAGGTGTCCACGACGACGTGGGAGGTGCACGACGGCATCGTCGAACCCTTCGAGGGCGGGTACGCCGCCTACGTCCTGCAGCGCGTCGAGCGCGACCGGATGTCCGCGGTCGCCGAGACGAAGCGGCAGAACCTGATGCGCAAAGAGCTGGCGTGGCTGCGTCGTGGTGCTCCGGCGCGCACCTCGAAGCCGAAGTTCCGGATGGATGCGGCCGCGACCCTCATCGCCGACGAGCCGCCGCCCCGCGACACCGTCGAGCTGACGACGCTGGCCACGTCCCGCCTCGGCAAGGACGTGGTCGACCTGATCGACGTCTCGGTCTCGTACCCGCCGAAGACGGTGCTGCGCGACGTCGAGTGGCGCATCGCCCCCGGTGAGCGCACCGGCATCCTCGGCGTCAACGGAGCGGGCAAGTCGACACTGCTCGGGCTGGTCGCCGGAACGGTCAAGCCGGACTCCGGAACCGTGAAGCGCGGCAAGACAGTGCGCATCGCCACCCTCACCCAGCAGCTCGCCGAGCTCGACGACGTGCAGGACGAGCGGGTCTCCGCGGTCGTCGCCGGCAAGCGGACCACCTACCTCGCCGGCGGCAAGGAGGTCACCCCGGGCCAGCTGCTGGAGCGTCTCGGCTTCTCGAACGCGCAGCTCTCGACCCCGGTGAAGGATCTGTCGGGCGGCCAGAAGCGCCGGTTGCAGCTGCTACTCATCCTGCTCGACGAGCCGAACGTGCTCATCCTGGACGAGCCGACCAACGACCTCGACACCGACATGCTGGCGGCGATGGAGGACCTCCTCGACTCGTGGCCGGGGACGCTGCTGGTCGTCTCCCACGACCGGTACCTGCTCGAGCGCGTCACCGACCAGCAGTACGCCGTGCTCGATGGCCGCCTGCGGCACCTTCCGGGCGGTGTGGACGAGTACCTGCGGCTGCGGCGCGCTCAGGGCGCGGTCGGAGGCGCGGGCTCCGATGCCGTCGCGAGCGTCGCATCCACACCGGGGACGCCCGTCACTCCCGCCCTTTCGGGCGCCGCGCTCCGCGCCGCCGCGAAGGAATTGTCGGCGCTCGACCGCCGGCTCGCCAAGGTGGGCGACCAGGTCGCCGCCAAGCACGAGGAGCTGGCGCGGCACGACCAGAGCGACTACCAGGGACTCGGCCGGCTCACGGAGGAACTCCGGACGCTGGAGGGCGAGATCGCCGACCTGGAGACCCGCTGGCTGGAGCTCTCGGAGCAGCTGGAGGGCTGATCCGGCACGCGCGGCATCCCGCGTCCACTCCCCCGGACTGGGGAACGAACTCGGCTTCTCGCTGTGCGATGATCCTGAGGATCGGTCGCGCAACCCGACCCGACGCGGCCGACGGGGACGGGAGCGCCACGTGACTGACCAGGAACGGGCCGACGAGCGGCCCCTGTTCGGACGGGACCGTGCCCGCGAGACGATGCTCCTGGTCGCGCACCGCGCCAAGGAGCGCGGCGGGGCCGTGCTCGTCACCGGCGAGGCCGGCATGGGAAAGACGGCGCTGCTCGCCGATGTCGCCGAACGGCTCGAGGGCTGGACGGTGCTGCGGGTGCACGCCGACTCGTTCGAGTCCGACCTCGCATACGCGACCGTGGAGACCCTCGTCCGCGGCCTCAACGCCCAGCGGACCGGCACGAAACGCGGGACGGATACCGCCATCCGCCCGCCGTCGCCCGGCGACGACCCGCTGACGGTCGGCCGGCTGCTGCTCGACGCCATCGACGCGATCGACGGCCCGGTGTGCCTCATCGTCGACGACGCGCAATGGGTGGACGAGCCGTCCGCGCGTGCTCTCCGCTTCCTGGTGCGTCGGCTGGCGGAGCAGTCGTTCCTGTTCACGGCGGCGGCTCGGTCGCAGCCGAACAGCGTCAGCGCCCTCTTCGACGACCTGGCGTCGACCACCACGAACCACGCCCGCGTCGAGCTCACGCCGCTGGCCGTCGGCGACACGCAGGAGCTCGCCCGTCACATCCTCGGGCACCCCGTCTCCCGCCGTACCGCGACGCGACTGACGGAGGCGACGCAGGGGTCTCCGCTGCTGCTGAGCGTTCTGCTCGGCCAGCTGCGCGACACCTTCGCCCAGGCGCTGCACCCGGCCGGATGGGACCTCCCCGCCACCGCGATCACCCCGCTCGCCACCGCAATCGCCGCCTCGCTGGAGGGCGCCGACCCGTCGGTGCGCGCGGCGGCCGAACTCGTCGCCGTGCTGCGCGACCCGCTGCCGCTGCCGGTGGTCGGAACCATCGCGCAGCGCCTCGGGATCGATGTGGATGTGCACGGTGCGGTCGCCCGCGGACTCGTCCTCGCCGAGACGCGCGACGGCGTGGTCCGCGTCGAGCCGGCGCACGCCATCCTCGCCGACGCCCTCGCCGGCGAGCTGTCGCTGGAGAGGCGCGTCGCCATCCACCGTGTCGCCTCCGAGGTGCTCTCCGGTCATCGGGCACTGCGGCACCGGGTGGAGGCCGCGGACCATGCCGACCCGACCCTCGTCGCCGAACTGCTCTCCGCCGCGCTCACGGTGTCCGATCTCGGGCAGGCGGAGCAGGCGCTCAGCTACGCACGATCGGCCGTCGACCTCGCGGACAGCGGCGACGCGGAGCGCGCGCTGCTCGAGCTGGGTCTCAT encodes the following:
- a CDS encoding glycosyltransferase; translation: MRLSRLKRLPSRVKRAARYEIHAHWRRQPIVQGSVFYESFSGNGMLDNPEAIFRELLASPDLGQLTHIWALSDLTQYRAAVEEFAGNDRVSFVRYGSAAYYRALATSQYLVNNATFPPDFSKRPGQVYLNTWHGTPLKRMGYDIEDGALATANIIRNFVQADYLLSANPFMSEQMYETGYKLTGIYSGTLVEEGYPRIDRQFLDDAGRETVRQRLIAAGIPIGDRKIVLYAPTWKGQTFGRPEDDLDALLAHIAQIEERIDTSRYAVLLKTHQTVHALAAHRPELKRMLVPNEIPTNLVLGATDILISDYSSIFFDFLQTGRPIVFFTPDLADYAGTRGLYFEPEEWPGPVLLSAREVGDELHAIAEAGDTVPAESRERYLDMQRRFTPYEDGQASRRVVDIVFRGVRDGYRLRTDLADDGRQKILLYLGGMRPNGITTSALNLLNNLDHDRYDVSAFFAQSRSPVVIGKQRQIHPSVRQFPRVGGMNGTKLLHVARHLDFRRGRIAQHADIPAQNRLWDDEWYRCFGESRFDYVVDFSGYGPFWATLLLHSPDAQRAIWLHNDLASDAHREVNGEKRMLHSLTQIFTLYGQYDHLVSVSPTLSEINRTSLAEYAAPEKFVSALNTVDAEHILENAGADLHELTFDEETGSIPDWAELLLADDDVTTFVNVGRLSPEKNQARLIRAFSAVHADNPRTRLVIVGSGPLAGELEGLVAELGLEGSVFLTGMQRNPHAIMAKADCFVLSSDYEGQPMVLLEALVLQLPIVTVEFASAKNALPAGSGMIVPQTVDGVADGMRAFLRGDVPDSHFDYHAYNRKAVGEFYRAIGAPGA
- a CDS encoding ricin-type beta-trefoil lectin domain protein; its protein translation is MLRYSLGRWAAAAVAVVLLVTSGVLAADRPALAWVDAVSNSRCSPTQPVRPAMHVTYDPALPANYRTAVRAAAAAWEEALPGLITLEVSAEPPATFHANTSYVTVYPATGRRDAYASAGASACGTAGTGTYDTGRIDAYRAQMDGLTQLEKAAVMIHEFGHLLSLNHPVVNDRCRSVMSHIGCPGQDIGPYPDDIAGVLASLAPNATPGFPADAPIVIDAGLALHGGGEPGGALFMNRRATDTSARWTFVPQERAGVGPAGERAGVIVNTLSALCLASWSTDNGHEVATEQQCYERSDRAGLFWSVQEQADGTTTLRNQKDGQCLLARLGVLGIHAVLGGCDSQNARMIISHPETAASPAVPGSQAYPLVGQQSGRCIDVPDSDTKPGRQLGIWDCNNGSNQKVRFHDEGRSMTVFDLTGPGDVDGPDLTLCVAASGVSDNSTIVTARCRQGDALQVWHHRGDGTIYNPVSNKCINVAGGATGNGSRLILWSCTTTENEVFNDVGALGREPRVSVRTLLGTGKVLTATAGNGVIGNDVNGENQNWAWAASPTDPASGMLTSWRSTSGTEELQCLTASAESAPTIVRTCSKDDLAQRWKPSTNTNGSTTFTNVRWSGQCLDVTEGKTDEGTAIVSWACKTSGDRTNQQWRILPENPPGAVPAVPAPTAEVSLSARANSRQVTVVSYESNVLWPKATTVGADELFDLVFNNDDLGSVSFRSRSAGRFVTVDATSTELRATAGSIGDREKFTLTESTEGWVALLSKATGKYVVAESGGDGVLLANRAAIGPWEKFALSGNHHLPEIAWNPGLGGTIASAPAVTFDPGQSRYVAAARTTSGAIAWKVRATTWTGWNTISPPAGTTIVGRPALTASRGRIELWALTSNTRVYSITSTDSGKTWGPWTDPGLPTALEPPAVAFDAVWGDSHVVVRSTDGTTWHSVRTLAGQWVGSQKILFGVPLVGEPAITVFGSSVDVFARGADDKLYQTYSRTNGSQWTVVEGVALTGGLTGSPAAAYDPAANVHLVAVKGADGKAYLNRWNADWSGWKAIPGPTGGTFTDSPALVAYGYTAQLFARGTDGYGWYTPVSAYY
- a CDS encoding acyl-CoA dehydrogenase family protein; translation: MVTHTVVNQAPPRVDVDEFAANLPLREGVERYDAAWAIPSLGDIGRLVGSAAFQRDAELANRHEPELHAFDRWGNRIDEVEYDDGYHRVIAAAVAAGAHTSAWADPRPGANVARAAAFLQFAQIEPGHACPVSMTHAVVPALAASDSLSAEWMPRLLSRDYDGRLLPGKTSALFGMAMTEKQGGSDVRANTTRALADGDGRWLLTGHKWFCSAPMSDAFLVLAQTANGLSCFLVPRVLEDGARNVFLIQRLKDKLGNRSNASSEVEFDETVGYLLGEEGRGVRTILEMVNRTRLDCVYGSAAGMRQSVAEAAWHVRHRAAFGRRLIDQPAMTAVLADLALESEAATAVSLRLARAHDADAPEGDVALRRLATAVTKYWVCKRGPGHAYEALECLGGNGYTEAFPLARRYREQPVMAIWEGSGNVIALDVLRALRREPAAAEAFDAELAAARGVYRTFDGHHDRLRARLATAAASASDDPASAEAAVRPLVAALAVALQASLLIRTAPAAVADAFVAARLGPERGALYGELPSGLDLAALTARA
- a CDS encoding ABC-F family ATP-binding cassette domain-containing protein; translation: MAHLLGAESLHLEYPTRTVFDSVTLGLSEGDRVGVVGRNGDGKSTLLQLLAGRIEPDSGRVTRRRGVTVGMLDQRDELPSQLTVGHAIVGDREEHLWAGDPRVRDVLAGLVSDIRWEATIGELSGGQRRRVALAALLVHDHDILFLDEPTNHLDLEGVAWLAQHLKGRWSAASGALVVVTHDRWFLDEVSTTTWEVHDGIVEPFEGGYAAYVLQRVERDRMSAVAETKRQNLMRKELAWLRRGAPARTSKPKFRMDAAATLIADEPPPRDTVELTTLATSRLGKDVVDLIDVSVSYPPKTVLRDVEWRIAPGERTGILGVNGAGKSTLLGLVAGTVKPDSGTVKRGKTVRIATLTQQLAELDDVQDERVSAVVAGKRTTYLAGGKEVTPGQLLERLGFSNAQLSTPVKDLSGGQKRRLQLLLILLDEPNVLILDEPTNDLDTDMLAAMEDLLDSWPGTLLVVSHDRYLLERVTDQQYAVLDGRLRHLPGGVDEYLRLRRAQGAVGGAGSDAVASVASTPGTPVTPALSGAALRAAAKELSALDRRLAKVGDQVAAKHEELARHDQSDYQGLGRLTEELRTLEGEIADLETRWLELSEQLEG